The stretch of DNA CAACGGTCTCGGCCGAGGCGCCGGGATAAAATGCATCGATGGCGATGGAAGGCGGGGCGATGGGGGGATACTGCGATATGGGCAGATTGTAGATCGCCAGCCCACCAGCCGCCATCATGACGATGGCGATGACCCAGGCGAAGACCGGACGATCCAGAAAAAATTTTGATAACATGACACGCCTCCGTTAATTCGATTCAGCAGTCGGCCGGGCCGTATTTTCAGGTGCCGCACCCTTCGTTCCATCCTCTTTAAAAAGAACAACCTTCACGGAAATGCCGGGTTTCACCTTTTGTATCCCCTCGACGATCACCCGGTTGCCGGGAGCAAGGCCGGCTGAGACGAGCCACTTGTCGCCGATGGCCCGGTCAAGCGTGAGCATTAGTTGATCAACCTTGCCCTCGGCATTCACGATCAGCGCAAAGGGATTCCCCTTGCGATCGCGGGACACACCCTGCTGAGGAACCAGGATAGCCTGCTCATCGACACCTTCTTCCATCACTGCTCGGACGAACACGCCCGGCAGCAGAACTCCATTCGGATTGGGAAAGACAACTCGCAGGATGACCGAGCCTGTCGTTGGATCTACCGTGACACCGCGAAACTGCAGCGTCCCTTCCAGTGGATATGCCGTCCCGTCTTCCAGGATGAGCTTGACCTTTTTCTGACTTGCTCCGTTTTGATCCAGATGGCCACCCTCCAAGCGGCGCTTCAGGCGCAACACTTCGGTGGTGGATTGGGGCACATCCACGTAAGTGGGATCCAGTTGTTGAATGGTTGCCAGGGCAACGGGCTGATACCCCGTTACGATAGCGCCCTCTGTCACGCTGGATCTGCCGATCCGTCCGGAGATGGGGGCTGTAATCTTGGCATATCCCAGGTTTATGCGCGCCGTCTTAACCATCGCCCTCCAATACTCAATGTCGGCTTGGACCTGTGTCAGGGCGGCAGCCGCGTCGTCGTAGTCCTGCTGGCTCACCGCTTTCTCCGCAAGTAATTCCCTGTAACGCTCGGCCCTCGACCTGAGCGCAGACAGATTGGCTTCAGCCCGGCCGAGGGCGGCCTTGGCATTGTCGAGCGCCGCCTGAAAGGGAGCGGGATCGATCTGATAGAGCGCCTGGCCGGCCTTGACATCGGAACCTTCCGTAAACAAGCGTTTCTGTATAAGACCGTTGACCTGGGGCCGGATCTCCGCTACACGGAAGGCAGACG from Syntrophales bacterium encodes:
- a CDS encoding efflux RND transporter periplasmic adaptor subunit, which encodes MQLNRTAYEPLKWSVVLVALSAGLLLGGCDGTERSQPPPQVPEVAVITVQPQKVVLTTELPGRTSAFRVAEIRPQVNGLIQKRLFTEGSDVKAGQALYQIDPAPFQAALDNAKAALGRAEANLSALRSRAERYRELLAEKAVSQQDYDDAAAALTQVQADIEYWRAMVKTARINLGYAKITAPISGRIGRSSVTEGAIVTGYQPVALATIQQLDPTYVDVPQSTTEVLRLKRRLEGGHLDQNGASQKKVKLILEDGTAYPLEGTLQFRGVTVDPTTGSVILRVVFPNPNGVLLPGVFVRAVMEEGVDEQAILVPQQGVSRDRKGNPFALIVNAEGKVDQLMLTLDRAIGDKWLVSAGLAPGNRVIVEGIQKVKPGISVKVVLFKEDGTKGAAPENTARPTAESN